The Neodiprion virginianus isolate iyNeoVirg1 chromosome 5, iyNeoVirg1.1, whole genome shotgun sequence genome contains a region encoding:
- the LOC124304626 gene encoding ephrin-A5 isoform X3, with protein sequence MWCAAMIDHPAVLFRIDNTDHIIDVNKNNAAFEFDQVNIICPAYPPGTYDDDAEKYIIYNVSKEEYETCRITNPNPRIIAICNKPNRTMYFTITFRPFTPQPGGLEFHAGKDYFFISTSSKDDLHRRIGGRCTTNNMKVVFKVCCGNEADQSSSSSARNNSVAVTSSTVSTSSSSSTAGGAGLVPPPPSVMKGGERFYPGTNVYHNHDHNQPQPTIVPPTLQENVPNSPYPGHPHPPEQPQQPTLYNGPPSSSPPKTTSTQKKKNKEYSNHPNEVVKNEELTYNGASRHYSVSSSITGSVATLASLLLSLYAPVIYIPAIPLR encoded by the exons ATGTGGTGCGCGGCGATGATCGACCATCCCGCAGTGTT ATTCCGCATAGACAACACGGATCACATAATTGACGTGAACAAGAACAACGCGGCGTTCGAGTTCGATCAGGTCAACATAATATGTCCTGCTTATCCACCCGGAACGTATGACGATGATGCCGAGAAGTACATCATCTACAAC gtGTCAAAAGAGGAGTACGAGACGTGTCGGATAACGAATCCGAATCCGCGGATAATCGCGATATGCAACAAGCCCAACAGAACAATGTACTTCACGATAACGTTCAGGCCCTTTACGCCGCAGCCCGGAGGGCTCGAGTTCCACGCCGGCAAAGACTACTTCTTCATCAGCACATCGTCTAAGGATGATTTGCACAGACGCATCGGAGGACGATGCACAACCAACAACATGAAGGTCGTATTCAAGGTCTGCTGCGGAAACGAAGCCGACCAATCCTCCTCTTCTTCGGCGCGCAACAACT CCGTCGCAGTGACAAGCAGCACCGTTTCGACCAGCAGCTCATCCAGCACGGCCGGAGGTGCAGGACTCGTTCCTCCCCCACCCAGTGTGATGAAGGGCGGCGAACGGTTCTACCCTGGAACCAACGTCTACCATAATCATGACCACAATCAGCCGCAGCCAACAATCGTCCCCCCAACCCTCCAGGAAAACGTTCCCAACTCCCCTTACCCAGGGCATCCCCACCCGCCCGAGCAGCCACAGCAGCCCACGCTTTACAACGGGCCACCGTCGTCCTCGCCACCGAAGACAACGTCGacgcagaagaagaagaaca AGGAGTATTCAAACCATCCGAACGAGGTTGTGAAGAACGAGGAGCTTACGTACAACGGTGCTTCTCGACATTATTCGGTATCATCTTCAATAACCGgtagcgtcgcgacgctggCGTCGCTGCTGCTGTCGTTATACGCGCCCGTAATATATATACCGGCGATACCGCTTCGGTGA